One genomic window of Diospyros lotus cultivar Yz01 chromosome 8, ASM1463336v1, whole genome shotgun sequence includes the following:
- the LOC127808561 gene encoding uncharacterized protein LOC127808561 — protein MAQLKPTRVLLVGFDGEAVYSKGIIQLPLTVGKGSRTSRVMLDILVADVPSAYNMILGRSSLNALRAIPSTYHMMMKFPTDSGVGKVQGDLRSTRECYIPSIDIAKEKEAVSQGEASSP, from the coding sequence ATGGCACAGCTGAAGCCAACAAGGGTTCTTTTGGTGGGATTCGATGGGGAAGCCGTATATTCAAAAGGGATCATTCAACTTCCGCTAACTGTGGGAAAAGGCTCCCGAACTTCTCGAGTCATGTTGGATATCCTGGTAGCAGACGTACCTTCGGCCTATAACATGATCCTCGGGAGGTCGAGCCTTAATGCCCTTCGGGCTATTCCCAGCACGTaccatatgatgatgaagtttcctaCGGACAGCGGAGTAGGCAAAGTGCAAGGAGATTTGCGCTCAACTCGCGAATGTTATATACCCTCCATCGACATAGCAAAGGAGAAAGAAGCAGTGTCGCAAGGGGAAGCTTCGAGCCCCTGA